A stretch of the Argopecten irradians isolate NY unplaced genomic scaffold, Ai_NY scaffold_0081, whole genome shotgun sequence genome encodes the following:
- the LOC138311660 gene encoding uncharacterized protein isoform X2, which yields MKGSDGDIMCIERNVVVLCHNQMNSVPQNKGGKSVLWMRPANSRPGYVRLEVVYLGRQISTDFYSAIVPVGDQYFLSSEVFQKKFIDLMGHYLQIDAEIHGPAAAFQTYGVKIYTVGSFKCINWPKEANEWVIRPRLHGWPDKTLRDEIVHDGCHLVPVGDKTSPDTFLQWRISFATAERKLVYSLSRVQFLVYGLLKYFLKQISDTLKQILGDTDILSSYIIKTIVFHAVEKTPCSLWQEKHTFICFMLCLNILITWVKAGHCPNYFIPTNNMFLGKVHGENKQKLLHFLLSLHDMKWGCLSVGTFIQPTIGDVVDNIWIGTNGPLCPCLCFPSIPECERDLELFRSAEQYSYTLASLPVSLTFLCKSKTENDEFLSYVTTIHSLSFVAMGKFREHTKYRGNKEKYKYLRKCKIFLSPGASVCTSPGLLTLATYYYQTGNYTKTLNICRDMTTSFKNIYSFDL from the coding sequence ATGAAAGGTTCAGACGGTGACATAATGTGTATTGAAAGAAATGTAGTAGTATTGTGTCATAATCAAATGAACAGTGTACCACAAAACAAAGGTGGTAAATCAGTTTTGTGGATGAGACCGGCTAATAGTAGACCTGGTTATGTAAGATTAGAAGTTGTTTATCTGGGACGACAGATAAGTACTGATTTTTACAGCGCTATAGTACCTGTGGGAGATCAATATTTCCTGTCAAGTGAagtttttcaaaagaaatttataGATTTGATGGGTCATTACCTACAGATCGACGCTGAAATCCACGGGCCAGCTGCCGCTTTTCAGACTTATGGCGTTAAAATATACACTGTTGGATCTTTCAAATGTATTAATTGGCCCAAAGAAGCAAATGAGTGGGTAATTAGACCACGCCTCCATGGATGGCCAGATAAAACTTTGAGGGACGAGATAGTACATGATGGCTGTCATCTAGTCCCTGTAGGAGATAAAACGTCCCCCGATACATTCCTACAATGGAGAATATCGTTTGCAACTGCTGAAAGGAAGCTCGTTTACTCTCTCAGTCGTGTACAGTTTTTAGTGTATGGTCTCCTGAAGTACTTCCTCAAACAGATATCTGACACCTTAAAACAGATTCTCGGCGATACCGATattctatcatcatatataataaaaactatTGTATTCCATGCAGTTGAGAAAACGCCATGTTCATTATGGCAAGAGAAACACACATTTATTTGCTTCATGTTGtgtttaaacattttgataacCTGGGTAAAGGCTGGACATTGCCCGAATTACTTTATCCCAACTAACAACATGTTCCTTGGCAAAGTTCACGGAGAAAATAAACAGAAACTCCTCCATTTCCTCCTAAGTTTACATGATATGAAATGGGGATGTCTTTCAGTTGGGACCTTTATACAACCAACTATAGGAGACGTTGTTGACAATATTTGGATTGGAACAAATGGACCATTGTGTCCATGTTTGTGTTTTCCATCTATACCAGAATGCGAACGTGACCTAGAATTATTCCGTTCAGCAGAGCAATACAGTTATACATTGGCGTCGCTCCCAGTATCGTTAACATTCCTATGTAAGTCCAAGACGGAGAATGATGAATTCTTATCATACGTCACTACAATACACTCACTTTCATTTGTAGCGATGGGCAAATTCCGTGAACATACGAAATACAGAGGGAACAAAGAGAAATACAAATATCTAAGGAAATGCAAGATATTTCTATCACCTGGTGCTTCGGTGTGTACAAGTCCAGGACTGCTAACATTGGCAACGTATTACTATCAAACTGGGAACTACACAAAAACATTGAACATATGTCGGGACATGACcacatcatttaaaaatatatattcctttGACCTATAA